In the Tribolium castaneum strain GA2 chromosome 1, icTriCast1.1, whole genome shotgun sequence genome, one interval contains:
- the elgi gene encoding E3 ubiquitin-protein ligase NRDP1 isoform X2 codes for MGFDINRFQGDVDEELVCPICSGVLEDPLQAPVCEHAFCKSCITEWITRQPTCPVDRQSVTSAQLRPVPRILRNLLSRLCINCDNAQYGCTRVLKLDSLSNHLEECEHNPKRPLPCEKGCGLVIPKDELKDHNCVKELRALIQTQQQKMNDFQQEITEQRFLINEQKREMQLLKEFMRAMRISNPSMRAIADAMERDEVLRWSNFLQRARVTRWGGMISTPDEVLQRMIRRTLTEMGCPNHILDDLMENCHERRWPPGLSSLETRQNNRRQYENYVCKRVPGKQAVLVLACDNTHMGEDMMVEPGLVMIFAHGIE; via the exons ATGGGCTTTGATATTAATAGGTTTCAAGGAGATGTAGATGAGGAATTGGTGTGCCCCATTTGTTCGGGAGTACTGGAGGACCCCTTGCAG GCACCTGTGTGCGAGCATGCATTTTGCAAGTCCTGCATAACCGAATGGATCACAAGACAGCCCACATGCCCCGTGGACCGACAAAGTGTCACATCAGCGCAACTGCGCCCAGTGCCCCGAATTTTACGAAACTTGCTTTCTAG ACTGTGTATAAATTGTGATAACGCTCAGTATGGCTGTACGcgtgtattaaaattagactCTCTCTCGAACCACCTTGAAGAATGCGAACATAATCCTAAGAGACCTTTACCGTGTGAGAAGGGCTGTGGTTTAGTGATTCCTAAAGATGAGTTGAAAGACCACAATTGCGTGAAAGAACTGCGAGCGCTGATACAGACCCAGCAGCAGAAAATGAACGACTTCCAGCAGGAAATCACCGAGCAGCGCTTCCTAATCAACGAGCAAAAGCGCGAAATGCAGCTGCTGAAGGAGTTCATGAGGGCCATGAGGATATCGAACCCTTCAATGAGGGCAATAGCTGATGCAATGGAGAGAGATGAAGTCTTAAGGTGGAGCAACTTTCTCCAAAGGGCGCGAGTCACCCGATGGGGAGGGATGATCTCGACACCAGATGAAGTTCTTCAA AGAATGATTAGAAGGACGTTAACTGAGATGGGGTGCCCCAACCACATATTAGACGATCTAATGGAAAATTGTCACGAGAGGAGGTGGCCCCCCGGCTTGAGCTCGCTGGAGACCAGGCAAAACAATAGGAGACAATACGAAAACTATGTTTGTAAAAGAGTACCGGGCAAGCAGGCTGTGCTGGTACTGGCGTGCGACAATACGCATATGGGCGAAGACATGATGGTAGAGCCAGgtttagttatgatttttgCTCACGGTATAGAGTAA
- the LOC661672 gene encoding THUMP domain-containing protein 1 homolog — protein MSKPVVSKQKSKKYYFKKTSNKRLSLDVNLRGFLCSCNNREKDCIKESYNLLNEYADKLYQESNEPEAEQDIDDSLAKEISELKQDKSEKRFQVIESGAKNFLFIRTSLENPVELAEAIIKDVDGSKTQRTKFLLRLIPVEITCKANVSDIVNAFVPLAQKHFVESPQTFCVIFNHRNNNVVSRDEVIKLIAAKVSELRPDHKVDLKEAKVAIIVEVIKGFAFLSVIPDYLKHKKYNLLSLCSQEQVADCN, from the coding sequence ATGAGTAAGCCAGTTGTTTCCaaacaaaaatccaaaaaatactactttaaaaaaacttcCAACAAAAGACTGAGCTTGGACGTGAACTTGCGGGGCTTCCTCTGCAGTTGTAACAACAGGGAAAAGGACTGCATTAAGGAATCTTACAATTTACTAAACGAATATGCTGACAAATTGTACCAAGAGAGCAACGAACCTGAAGCTGAGCAAGACATTGACGACTCGTTGGCTAAAGAAATATCCGAACTGAAGCAAGACAAGAGTGAAAAACGATTCCAGGTTATAGAATCTGGTGCCAAAAATTTCCTATTCATTAGGACGAGTTTGGAGAATCCGGTTGAGCTAGCAGAGGCGATTATAAAAGATGTTGATGGGAGTAAGACCCAAAGAACGAAATTTTTGCTGAGACTGATTCCTGTGGAAATTACGTGCAAGGCGAATGTGAGTGATATTGTCAACGCATTTGTGCCCCTCGCCCAGAAACACTTTGTGGAGTCCCCGCAAACGTTTTGTGTGATCTTCAACCACCGGAATAATAATGTTGTTTCGCGGGATGAAGTCATAAAATTAATTGCAGCGAAAGTGTCCGAGCTGAGGCCTGATCATAAAGTTGATCTTAAAGAGGCAAAAGTGGCTATTATTGTTGAAGTGATAAAGGGGTTTGCGTTTTTAAGTGTTATACCTGACTATCTTAAGCACAAAAAGTATAATTTATTGTCACTTTGTAGTCAAGAACAAGTAGCTGATTGTAATTAa
- the LOC103312325 gene encoding uncharacterized protein LOC103312325, producing the protein MILLAVCLRISTRKYAMMRPSYETWTWVEITLWAIAAACQQGLSHTPSGFASCLIFFLGYLMAYLLYTGFAAAITSILVENVETNANLQNLRIDKLHLISPECTRSEIKQFKERFLVTEYVSDLNALFEKLDINDRIGVGPEISLQQYMVNNLGLDEILSLQTMKLNVRYTQGFLTLRNNSWKKNINKHVIALDESGILQKILKSNLRPVSTLNLNPGYSSAGREHVGSAILLFLGGVLIALLFLVSEFVFYFYKRGRNHINI; encoded by the exons ATGATCCTTCTGGCTGTATGTTTACGAATCTCAACCCGAAAATACGCAATGATGCGACCAAGTTACGAAACATGGACGTGGGTTGAGATAACACTTTGGGCCATTGCCGCTGCGTGCCAAcaag GCCTAAGTCACACACCGAGCGGTTTTGCCAGTTGCTTGATATTTTTCCTGGGATATCTGATGGCGTATTTATTGTACACCGGTTTTGCGGCTGCTATAACTTCAATTCTGGTGGAAAACGTCGAAACTAACGCTAATTTACAGAACCTCAGAATCGATAAACTTCACTTGATCAGTCCTGAGTGCACCCGGAGCGAGATAAAACAATTCAAAGAAAGATTT CTTGTAACAGAATACGTCTCTGACTTAAATGctctatttgaaaaattggatatAAACGACAGGATCGGTGTGGGCCCTGAAATTTCATTACAGCAGTACATGGTGAATAATTTGGGCCTCGACGAAATTCTATCCTTGCAAACAATGAAACTGAATGTGAGATACACCCAAGGTTTTCTGACGCTGCGTAATAATTCgtggaaaaaaaacataaacaaaca TGTAATTGCTTTGGACGAGTCTGgaatattgcaaaaaattctcaaatcaAATTTACGGCCTGTTTCAACTCTCAACTTGAATCCTGGGTATTCAAGTGCCGGTCGTGAACACGTAGGATCCgcaattttactgtttttaggCGGTGTTTTAATCGCGTTATTATTTCTCGTGTCCGAATTCGTGTTTTACTTTTACAAACGGGGTCGTAATCACATtaacatataa
- the elgi gene encoding E3 ubiquitin-protein ligase NRDP1 isoform X1, which yields MGFDINRFQGDVDEELVCPICSGVLEDPLQVCLLIFLMEKVLLVLQAPVCEHAFCKSCITEWITRQPTCPVDRQSVTSAQLRPVPRILRNLLSRLCINCDNAQYGCTRVLKLDSLSNHLEECEHNPKRPLPCEKGCGLVIPKDELKDHNCVKELRALIQTQQQKMNDFQQEITEQRFLINEQKREMQLLKEFMRAMRISNPSMRAIADAMERDEVLRWSNFLQRARVTRWGGMISTPDEVLQRMIRRTLTEMGCPNHILDDLMENCHERRWPPGLSSLETRQNNRRQYENYVCKRVPGKQAVLVLACDNTHMGEDMMVEPGLVMIFAHGIE from the exons ATGGGCTTTGATATTAATAGGTTTCAAGGAGATGTAGATGAGGAATTGGTGTGCCCCATTTGTTCGGGAGTACTGGAGGACCCCTTGCAGGTgtgtttacttatttttttaatggaaaaagTCTTACTGGTTTTGCAGGCACCTGTGTGCGAGCATGCATTTTGCAAGTCCTGCATAACCGAATGGATCACAAGACAGCCCACATGCCCCGTGGACCGACAAAGTGTCACATCAGCGCAACTGCGCCCAGTGCCCCGAATTTTACGAAACTTGCTTTCTAG ACTGTGTATAAATTGTGATAACGCTCAGTATGGCTGTACGcgtgtattaaaattagactCTCTCTCGAACCACCTTGAAGAATGCGAACATAATCCTAAGAGACCTTTACCGTGTGAGAAGGGCTGTGGTTTAGTGATTCCTAAAGATGAGTTGAAAGACCACAATTGCGTGAAAGAACTGCGAGCGCTGATACAGACCCAGCAGCAGAAAATGAACGACTTCCAGCAGGAAATCACCGAGCAGCGCTTCCTAATCAACGAGCAAAAGCGCGAAATGCAGCTGCTGAAGGAGTTCATGAGGGCCATGAGGATATCGAACCCTTCAATGAGGGCAATAGCTGATGCAATGGAGAGAGATGAAGTCTTAAGGTGGAGCAACTTTCTCCAAAGGGCGCGAGTCACCCGATGGGGAGGGATGATCTCGACACCAGATGAAGTTCTTCAA AGAATGATTAGAAGGACGTTAACTGAGATGGGGTGCCCCAACCACATATTAGACGATCTAATGGAAAATTGTCACGAGAGGAGGTGGCCCCCCGGCTTGAGCTCGCTGGAGACCAGGCAAAACAATAGGAGACAATACGAAAACTATGTTTGTAAAAGAGTACCGGGCAAGCAGGCTGTGCTGGTACTGGCGTGCGACAATACGCATATGGGCGAAGACATGATGGTAGAGCCAGgtttagttatgatttttgCTCACGGTATAGAGTAA